One Mesorhizobium sp. L-2-11 genomic region harbors:
- a CDS encoding LTA synthase family protein — protein sequence MARIKKGVGKSAPQFLEGDPATGYLPGRKWPVIRYGLVSLLAATILVFAIELIVRGDFAGTVGFFLQPFKPGWTTIIIFALILIGLDAVLGRSHQSLMIVAPLTLALAFVGHQKSLYLGDPLYPTDFLYSRQIVALMPLLVRERPGTAIALAVGIVGSLSLLVYGWRLWRRRVPALGRKGRLARLTLTVPLLAFFVSIMDYATFSWTRDRLQIIPIMWDQKENYASNGFALAFALNVPMAHVPAPAGYSDKAIAAIERPDVKASVPTEKPDIIIVMSESFWDPTELPGVTITPDPIPNVRSLRSGHVFSPEFGGMTANVEFEALTGFSNAFLPAGSIPYQQYVRAPVPSMATFLKSQGYETRAIHPGTSWFWNRTPVYADFGFDDFKSEENMPYLEKRGPLTSDAAMTEEIIREADATDDPFFYFAVSLQNHGPYEPNRYYNPTHKVQAPTSQWAKDSLLSFTEGASDADKSLERLIEWAKNRRRPTVIAFFGDHLPPLGPVYVETGFLRDNVAPRKEPPDQMLLHHRTPLIVWSNRSGPVTDMGTVSPAFLPYHVLTTAGISHPYYTGFLGQMRERYSVVDRNLLLTPAGKDTPDWARKKQIDPAIRDFRLLQYDMMFGKRRAAPDFFPETVNKRVPHTS from the coding sequence GTGGCAAGGATTAAGAAAGGCGTTGGCAAATCCGCGCCACAGTTCCTGGAAGGCGATCCGGCCACCGGCTATCTGCCGGGCCGGAAATGGCCTGTTATCCGCTATGGCCTCGTCAGCCTGCTCGCCGCCACCATCCTGGTTTTTGCGATCGAACTGATCGTGCGCGGCGATTTTGCCGGCACCGTCGGCTTCTTCCTGCAGCCCTTCAAGCCGGGCTGGACCACCATCATCATCTTCGCCCTGATCCTGATCGGCCTCGATGCCGTGCTCGGCCGCAGCCACCAGAGCCTGATGATCGTCGCGCCGCTGACGCTGGCGCTGGCCTTTGTCGGCCACCAGAAATCGCTCTATCTCGGCGATCCGCTCTATCCGACCGATTTCCTCTATTCACGTCAGATCGTGGCGCTGATGCCGCTGCTGGTGCGCGAACGTCCGGGAACCGCCATCGCTCTGGCGGTCGGCATCGTCGGCAGCCTCTCGCTGCTCGTTTATGGCTGGCGGCTGTGGCGCCGCCGGGTACCAGCGCTCGGTCGCAAGGGGCGCCTGGCCCGGCTGACGCTGACCGTGCCGCTGCTCGCCTTCTTCGTGTCGATCATGGATTACGCGACGTTCTCGTGGACCCGCGACCGGCTGCAAATCATCCCGATCATGTGGGACCAGAAGGAAAATTACGCCTCCAACGGCTTCGCACTGGCCTTCGCCCTCAACGTGCCGATGGCCCATGTCCCCGCGCCTGCCGGCTACTCCGACAAGGCGATCGCGGCGATCGAAAGGCCTGACGTGAAGGCATCGGTGCCGACCGAGAAGCCAGACATCATCATCGTCATGAGCGAATCCTTCTGGGATCCGACCGAACTGCCCGGCGTCACCATCACGCCCGATCCGATTCCCAACGTGCGGTCGCTGCGCTCCGGCCACGTGTTCTCGCCCGAATTCGGCGGCATGACCGCCAATGTCGAGTTCGAGGCGCTGACCGGCTTTTCCAACGCCTTCCTGCCGGCCGGCAGCATCCCCTACCAGCAATATGTCCGCGCGCCGGTGCCGTCGATGGCGACGTTCCTGAAGAGCCAGGGCTATGAGACGCGCGCCATCCATCCGGGCACAAGCTGGTTCTGGAACCGAACGCCGGTCTATGCTGATTTCGGCTTTGATGACTTCAAGTCCGAAGAAAACATGCCATATCTCGAAAAGCGCGGGCCGCTAACATCGGACGCGGCGATGACGGAGGAGATCATCCGCGAAGCCGACGCCACGGACGATCCGTTCTTCTACTTCGCCGTCAGCCTGCAAAACCACGGACCCTACGAACCGAATCGCTATTACAATCCGACCCACAAGGTGCAGGCTCCGACCAGCCAGTGGGCAAAGGATTCGCTGCTGAGCTTCACGGAAGGCGCATCCGACGCCGACAAGAGTCTCGAGCGCCTCATCGAATGGGCGAAGAACCGGCGGCGACCGACGGTCATCGCCTTCTTCGGCGACCATCTGCCGCCGCTCGGTCCGGTCTATGTCGAGACCGGCTTCCTCAGGGATAACGTCGCGCCACGCAAGGAGCCGCCCGACCAGATGCTGCTGCATCACCGAACACCGCTGATCGTTTGGTCCAACCGCAGCGGTCCGGTCACGGACATGGGCACTGTCAGTCCAGCCTTTCTGCCCTACCACGTCCTGACCACGGCCGGGATCAGCCACCCCTATTACACCGGCTTCCTCGGCCAGATGCGCGAGCGCTACAGCGTCGTCGACCGCAATCTATTGTTGACGCCCGCGGGCAAGGACACACCCGACTGGGCGCGCAAGAAGCAAATCGACCCGGCCATTCGCGATTTCCGCCTGCTGCAATACGACATGATGTTCGGCAAGCGCCGTGCAGCGCCCGATTTCTTCCCTGAAACGGTGAACAAGCGGGTCCCGCATACAAGCTGA
- the rplI gene encoding 50S ribosomal protein L9 — translation MEVILLERVSRLGQMGDTVKVKDGFARNFLLPQGKALRANEANKKKFEGQRAQLEARNLERKSEAMQISEKLDGKSFIAVRSAGETGQLYGSVSTRDIAELLTAEGFSVNRNQILLNQPIKTIGLTNVAIALHPEVEVTITLNIARTADEAERQAKGETLTTAEAIYGDDINDNARPDNFFDPNAEFEGGEDNG, via the coding sequence ATGGAAGTCATTCTTCTCGAACGCGTTTCCCGCCTCGGCCAGATGGGCGATACCGTCAAGGTCAAGGATGGATTCGCCCGCAACTTCCTGCTGCCGCAGGGCAAGGCGCTGCGCGCCAACGAAGCCAACAAGAAGAAATTCGAAGGCCAGCGCGCCCAGCTCGAAGCCCGCAACCTCGAGCGCAAGTCCGAGGCGATGCAGATTTCGGAAAAGCTGGACGGCAAGAGCTTCATTGCCGTGCGTTCGGCCGGCGAAACCGGCCAGCTCTACGGCTCGGTGTCGACCCGCGACATCGCCGAGTTGCTGACGGCGGAAGGTTTCTCGGTCAACCGCAACCAGATCCTGCTCAACCAGCCGATCAAGACCATCGGCCTGACCAATGTGGCGATCGCACTGCATCCGGAAGTCGAGGTCACCATCACGCTCAACATCGCCCGCACCGCCGACGAAGCCGAGCGCCAGGCCAAGGGTGAGACGCTGACCACGGCCGAAGCCATCTATGGCGACGACATCAACGACAATGCGCGCCCGGACAACTTCTTCGATCCCAATGCGGAGTTCGAAGGCGGCGAAGACAACGGCTGA
- a CDS encoding SAM-dependent methyltransferase, translating into MNILLKRIFDRLVRTGNLKVTGPKGLSVDFGDGSGDLVHMHIKTAHAERAITFDPMLAVPEAYMDGELDILEGGVLGVMRIAFQNMESGGIDATWSKAIEGLRHAFRRLQQINTAARARRNVQRHYDLSGDLYRLFLDEDMQYSCAYFEQPDMTLDEAQAAKKRHIAAKLRLKAGQTVLDIGSGWGGLGLYLAKSFDVDVQGVTLSTEQHGVATDRAHAQGLENRVHFEVRDYRELNERFDRVVSVGMFEHVGVNHYRTFFDKSATLLKPDGVMLLHTIGRSGAPWATSAFIRKYIFPGGYVPSLSEVMPAIEKSGLIVTDIEVLRLHYAETLRHWSERFAANRDKAKAIYDERFCRMWEFYLAASEAAFRWQDLVVFQIQIAKKNDTLPMSRDYMAKCEKALQLRDMGHRPKTPAAKPARRRKVADME; encoded by the coding sequence ATGAATATTCTGCTGAAACGCATTTTCGACCGCCTGGTGCGCACCGGCAATCTCAAAGTCACCGGACCTAAGGGCCTGTCGGTGGATTTCGGCGACGGCAGCGGCGATCTGGTGCACATGCACATCAAGACCGCGCATGCTGAGCGCGCCATCACCTTCGATCCGATGTTGGCGGTGCCGGAAGCCTATATGGACGGTGAGCTCGACATACTCGAGGGCGGCGTGCTGGGGGTGATGCGCATCGCCTTCCAGAACATGGAAAGCGGCGGCATCGATGCCACCTGGTCGAAGGCGATTGAAGGCCTGCGTCACGCTTTCCGCCGCCTGCAGCAGATCAACACGGCGGCGCGCGCGCGCCGCAACGTGCAGCGTCACTATGATCTGTCAGGCGACCTCTACAGGCTCTTCCTCGACGAGGACATGCAGTATTCCTGCGCCTATTTCGAGCAGCCGGACATGACGCTCGACGAGGCGCAGGCAGCCAAGAAGCGCCATATTGCCGCCAAGCTCAGGCTGAAGGCCGGCCAGACGGTGCTTGATATCGGCTCCGGCTGGGGCGGGCTCGGTCTCTATCTCGCCAAGTCCTTCGACGTCGACGTGCAAGGTGTGACGTTGTCGACCGAGCAGCATGGCGTCGCCACCGACCGCGCCCATGCGCAAGGCCTGGAAAACCGCGTGCATTTCGAAGTGAGGGATTACCGCGAGCTCAACGAGCGCTTCGACCGCGTCGTCTCGGTCGGCATGTTCGAGCATGTCGGCGTCAACCACTACCGCACCTTCTTCGACAAATCGGCGACGCTCTTGAAGCCGGACGGCGTCATGCTGCTGCACACGATCGGCCGCTCCGGCGCGCCGTGGGCAACCAGCGCCTTCATCCGCAAATACATTTTCCCGGGCGGCTACGTCCCCTCGCTCTCGGAAGTGATGCCGGCGATCGAAAAGTCGGGCCTTATCGTCACCGACATCGAAGTCCTGCGCCTGCATTATGCCGAGACGCTGAGACATTGGAGCGAGCGCTTTGCCGCCAACCGCGACAAGGCCAAGGCGATCTATGACGAGCGTTTCTGCCGCATGTGGGAGTTCTATCTGGCAGCTTCGGAAGCCGCATTCCGCTGGCAGGATCTGGTGGTCTTCCAAATCCAGATCGCCAAGAAGAACGACACGCTGCCGATGTCTCGCGACTATATGGCCAAATGCGAGAAGGCATTGCAGCTGCGCGACATGGGGCATCGCCCAAAAACCCCTGCCGCCAAGCCCGCCCGGCGCCGCAAGGTGGCGGATATGGAATAG
- a CDS encoding YnfA family protein: protein MTYLIYIVAALAEIAGCFSIWAWWRLEKSPLWLAPGMVSLALFGFLLALVDISAAGRAYAAYGGIYIAASLGWLWLVEGVRPDRWDLAGSALCIVGASVILLAPRGA, encoded by the coding sequence ATGACCTATCTCATCTACATCGTTGCTGCCCTTGCCGAGATCGCCGGCTGCTTTTCGATCTGGGCGTGGTGGCGGCTGGAAAAGTCGCCGCTGTGGCTGGCGCCGGGCATGGTCTCGCTCGCTTTGTTCGGCTTCCTGCTGGCGCTGGTGGACATCAGCGCCGCGGGCCGCGCCTATGCCGCCTATGGCGGCATCTACATCGCCGCCTCGCTCGGATGGCTGTGGCTGGTGGAAGGCGTGCGCCCCGACCGCTGGGACCTTGCCGGTTCCGCGCTCTGCATCGTTGGCGCCTCGGTGATCCTGCTCGCACCTCGGGGTGCCTGA
- the fabD gene encoding ACP S-malonyltransferase, translating into MAVAFTFPGQGSQAVGMGKDLADAFPESRQIFEEVDDALGENLSKLIWEGPEERLTLTANAQPALMAVSLAAIRALESRGLSLKEKVAYVAGHSLGEYSALAAAGFVSVADAARLLRIRGNAMQAAVPAGEGAMAAIIGLEQADVEAACAEAAKESICQIANDNGGGQLVISGTRAAVELAAKLCTDKGAKRALLLQVSAPFHSALMAPAAEVMRDALAGVTKNAPFVPVVSNVSVTPSSDPDAIAHRLVEQVTGRVRWRETVEWFGANGIATLYEVGAGKVLSGLARRINRDIATGAVGTPADVEAALAALG; encoded by the coding sequence ATGGCCGTCGCATTCACCTTTCCGGGACAGGGCAGCCAGGCTGTCGGCATGGGCAAGGACCTCGCCGACGCCTTTCCGGAATCGCGGCAGATCTTCGAAGAGGTCGACGACGCGCTTGGCGAAAACCTGTCGAAGCTGATCTGGGAAGGGCCGGAAGAGAGGCTGACGCTGACCGCCAATGCCCAGCCGGCGCTGATGGCTGTGTCGCTCGCCGCCATCCGGGCACTGGAATCGCGCGGCCTCTCGCTGAAGGAAAAGGTCGCTTATGTCGCCGGCCATTCGCTCGGCGAATATTCGGCACTTGCCGCCGCCGGTTTCGTTTCGGTCGCCGATGCCGCTCGGCTCTTGCGTATCCGTGGCAATGCCATGCAGGCGGCTGTGCCGGCCGGCGAGGGCGCCATGGCGGCGATCATCGGACTGGAACAGGCCGATGTCGAAGCCGCCTGCGCTGAAGCGGCCAAAGAGTCGATTTGCCAGATCGCCAACGACAATGGCGGTGGCCAGCTGGTGATTTCGGGCACCAGGGCGGCGGTCGAGCTGGCGGCGAAGCTGTGCACGGATAAGGGCGCCAAGCGGGCGTTGTTGCTGCAGGTCTCGGCGCCCTTCCATTCGGCGCTGATGGCACCGGCGGCCGAGGTCATGCGCGATGCGCTGGCCGGCGTGACGAAGAACGCGCCGTTCGTCCCCGTGGTCTCCAACGTGTCGGTCACCCCGTCCAGCGATCCGGATGCAATCGCCCACCGCCTGGTCGAACAGGTGACGGGGCGTGTGCGCTGGCGCGAAACGGTGGAGTGGTTTGGCGCCAACGGCATTGCGACGCTGTACGAGGTGGGCGCCGGCAAGGTGCTGTCGGGACTGGCGCGGCGCATCAACCGCGACATCGCCACTGGCGCGGTCGGCACGCCAGCCGATGTCGAGGCGGCGCTAGCGGCATTGGGGTGA
- the relB gene encoding type II toxin-antitoxin system RelB family antitoxin produces MATSIRLSPEVEQRLEFLAAKTGRSKACCLRELIECGLEDIEDYYLAAEVLERIRRGEETTVNAEDFWRGNV; encoded by the coding sequence ATGGCCACGTCGATCCGCCTTTCCCCTGAAGTCGAGCAGCGCCTGGAGTTTCTCGCGGCCAAGACTGGTCGCAGCAAGGCCTGTTGTCTGCGCGAACTCATCGAATGCGGTTTGGAGGACATTGAGGATTATTATCTCGCAGCCGAGGTTCTGGAGCGGATCAGGCGTGGCGAGGAAACGACCGTGAACGCCGAGGACTTCTGGCGCGGCAACGTTTAG
- the rpsR gene encoding 30S ribosomal protein S18 encodes MVDINQIPTRRPFHRRRKTCPFSGANAPKIDYKDVRLLQRYISERGKIVPSRITAVSQKKQRELAKAIKRARFLGLLPYVVR; translated from the coding sequence ATGGTCGACATCAACCAGATCCCGACCCGGCGCCCGTTTCATCGCCGCCGCAAGACCTGCCCGTTCTCCGGCGCCAACGCGCCCAAGATCGATTACAAGGACGTACGTCTTCTGCAGCGCTATATTTCCGAGCGCGGCAAGATCGTGCCGTCGCGCATCACCGCCGTCAGCCAGAAGAAGCAGCGCGAACTCGCCAAGGCAATCAAGCGCGCCCGCTTCCTCGGCCTGCTGCCCTACGTGGTTCGCTAA
- the rpsF gene encoding 30S ribosomal protein S6, with protein sequence MALYEHVFLARQDLSQQQVDALVEQYKGVISANGGSVGRVENWGLKSLTYRVNKNRKAYYTLMDITCPPAALNEMERQMGLSEDVLRFLTIKVDAHEEGPSAMMQKREERSERGGFGDRDRGPRSFGDRDRGDRGDRPPRSFGGDGADRGPRRPREGVEGGAQ encoded by the coding sequence ATGGCTCTTTACGAACATGTGTTTCTTGCCCGGCAGGACCTCTCGCAGCAGCAGGTCGATGCGCTTGTCGAACAGTACAAGGGCGTCATCTCAGCGAATGGCGGGTCCGTCGGCCGGGTCGAGAACTGGGGACTGAAGTCCCTCACCTACCGGGTCAACAAGAACCGGAAGGCATACTACACGCTGATGGACATCACCTGCCCGCCGGCCGCGCTCAACGAGATGGAGCGCCAGATGGGCCTGTCCGAGGATGTGCTGCGTTTCCTCACCATCAAGGTCGATGCGCATGAGGAAGGCCCGTCGGCAATGATGCAGAAGCGCGAAGAGCGCTCGGAACGCGGCGGCTTCGGCGACCGTGACCGTGGCCCGCGCTCGTTCGGCGACCGGGATCGCGGCGACCGTGGCGATCGCCCGCCGCGCAGCTTCGGTGGCGATGGGGCAGACCGTGGCCCGCGCCGCCCGCGCGAAGGCGTTGAAGGGGGTGCACAATAA
- the fabG gene encoding 3-oxoacyl-[acyl-carrier-protein] reductase, which translates to MFELTGRKALVTGASGGIGEAIARVLHAQGAVVGLHGTRVEKLETLAIELGDRVKLFPANLSNRDEVKALGQKVEADLEGVDILVNNAGITKDGLFVRMADADWDSVLEVNLTAVFRLTRELTHPMMRRRHGRIINITSVVGVTGNPGQTNYCASKAGMIGFSKSLAQEIATRNITVNCVAPGFIESAMTDKLNDKQKEAIMAAIPTRRMGTNAEVASAVAYLASNEAAYVTGQTIHVNGGMAMI; encoded by the coding sequence ATGTTCGAATTGACCGGCCGCAAGGCGCTTGTCACAGGCGCATCGGGAGGCATCGGCGAGGCGATCGCCCGAGTGCTGCATGCGCAGGGCGCCGTCGTCGGCCTGCACGGCACCCGTGTCGAGAAGCTGGAGACGCTGGCGATTGAGCTCGGCGATCGGGTCAAGCTGTTCCCGGCGAACCTTTCCAATCGCGACGAGGTCAAGGCGCTTGGCCAGAAGGTCGAGGCCGATCTCGAAGGCGTCGACATTCTCGTCAACAATGCCGGCATCACCAAGGACGGGCTGTTCGTACGCATGGCGGACGCCGACTGGGATTCGGTGCTCGAGGTCAATCTGACCGCGGTGTTCCGGCTGACCCGCGAACTGACCCATCCGATGATGCGGCGCCGGCATGGCCGCATCATCAACATCACCTCTGTGGTTGGCGTCACCGGCAATCCCGGCCAAACCAACTACTGCGCCTCCAAGGCCGGCATGATCGGCTTTTCCAAGTCGCTGGCGCAGGAGATCGCTACGCGCAACATCACCGTCAACTGCGTCGCCCCGGGTTTTATCGAATCGGCGATGACCGACAAGCTCAACGACAAGCAGAAAGAGGCGATCATGGCGGCGATTCCGACACGGCGCATGGGCACCAACGCCGAAGTCGCCTCCGCCGTCGCCTACCTCGCTTCCAACGAAGCCGCCTACGTCACCGGCCAGACCATTCACGTCAATGGCGGCATGGCGATGATTTGA
- a CDS encoding acyl carrier protein produces MSDTAERVKKIVIEHLGVDADKVTEQASFIDDLGADSLDTVELVMAFEEEFGVEIPDDAAETILTVGDAVKYIDKASA; encoded by the coding sequence ATGAGTGACACCGCAGAGCGCGTCAAGAAGATCGTTATCGAGCACCTTGGCGTCGATGCCGACAAGGTGACGGAGCAGGCGAGCTTCATCGATGATCTGGGCGCGGACAGTCTCGACACGGTCGAACTCGTCATGGCGTTCGAAGAAGAATTCGGCGTCGAGATCCCGGACGATGCGGCCGAAACCATCCTGACTGTTGGCGACGCGGTGAAGTACATCGACAAGGCTTCGGCCTGA
- a CDS encoding replicative DNA helicase, with the protein MAEAARKFGVAETPLYREAPNNIEAEQALLGAILVNNDAFYRVSDFLKSGHFYEPLHRKIFEVAAELIRMGKIATPITLKTFLPADEKVGDMTVAQYVVRLAVEAVTVVNAADYGRAIYDLATRRALITVGEDMVNIAYDAPVDMSPSEQIEDAERRLFELAETGRYDGGFESFTDAVKTAVDMANAAYMRDGHLSGVATGLRDLDRRMGGLQPSDLIIIAGRPGMGKTSLATNMAFNIAEAYVPAQQADGSFKAANGGVVGFFSLEMSSEQLATRIISEQTEIPSSKIRRGEISEMDFEKLVACSQTMQKIPLFIDQTGGISIAQLSARARRLKRQRGLDVIVIDYIQLMQGSSAKSSQNRVQEITEITTGLKALAKELAVPIIALSQLSRQVESRDDKRPQLSDLRESGSIEQDADVVMFVYREEYYLKNREPKPGTDEYIKWEHEMNEMRGKAEVIVAKQRHGPTGSVSLAFQGEFTRFSDLAEEHHIAERFE; encoded by the coding sequence ATGGCAGAGGCAGCACGAAAATTCGGCGTGGCGGAAACACCGCTCTATCGCGAGGCACCGAACAACATCGAGGCCGAGCAGGCGCTGCTCGGCGCCATCCTCGTCAACAACGACGCCTTCTACCGGGTCTCTGATTTCCTGAAATCCGGCCATTTTTACGAGCCGCTGCACAGAAAAATCTTTGAGGTCGCCGCCGAGCTCATTCGTATGGGCAAGATAGCGACGCCGATCACGCTGAAGACGTTCCTGCCGGCCGACGAGAAGGTCGGCGACATGACGGTTGCGCAATATGTGGTACGGCTGGCCGTCGAGGCGGTCACCGTCGTCAATGCCGCCGACTACGGCCGCGCCATCTATGATCTCGCCACGCGACGCGCGCTGATCACCGTCGGCGAAGACATGGTCAACATCGCCTACGACGCGCCGGTCGACATGTCGCCATCCGAGCAGATCGAGGATGCCGAGCGGCGCCTGTTCGAACTGGCCGAGACCGGCCGCTACGATGGCGGCTTCGAGAGCTTCACCGACGCGGTCAAGACCGCCGTCGACATGGCCAACGCCGCCTATATGCGCGACGGCCACCTGTCGGGCGTCGCCACGGGCCTGCGCGATCTCGACCGCCGCATGGGCGGCCTGCAGCCGTCCGACCTGATCATCATTGCCGGCCGCCCCGGCATGGGCAAAACCTCGCTTGCCACCAACATGGCTTTCAACATCGCCGAAGCCTATGTGCCGGCGCAACAGGCCGACGGTTCGTTCAAGGCGGCAAATGGCGGCGTCGTCGGCTTCTTCTCGCTCGAAATGTCGTCGGAACAGCTCGCCACCCGCATCATTTCCGAACAGACCGAAATCCCGTCGTCGAAAATCCGCCGCGGCGAGATCAGCGAAATGGATTTCGAAAAGCTGGTCGCCTGCTCGCAGACCATGCAGAAGATCCCGCTGTTCATCGACCAGACCGGCGGTATCTCGATCGCCCAGCTCTCGGCGCGGGCGCGGCGGCTGAAGCGCCAGCGCGGCCTCGACGTCATCGTCATCGACTATATCCAGCTGATGCAAGGGTCGAGCGCCAAATCTTCGCAGAACCGCGTGCAGGAGATCACCGAAATCACCACCGGCCTGAAGGCGCTGGCTAAGGAGCTTGCCGTGCCGATCATCGCGCTGTCGCAGCTGTCGCGCCAGGTCGAAAGCCGTGACGACAAGCGCCCGCAGCTTTCCGACCTGCGCGAATCGGGTTCGATCGAGCAGGACGCCGACGTGGTGATGTTCGTCTATCGCGAGGAATACTACCTGAAGAACCGCGAGCCGAAGCCGGGCACCGACGAATACATCAAATGGGAACACGAGATGAACGAGATGCGCGGCAAGGCCGAGGTCATCGTCGCCAAGCAGCGCCATGGACCGACCGGCTCGGTCAGCCTCGCCTTCCAGGGCGAGTTCACCCGCTTCTCCGACCTTGCCGAAGAGCATCATATTGCGGAGAGGTTTGAGTAG
- a CDS encoding small ribosomal subunit Rsm22 family protein — MELPIPLRQGVERLLEKVPLPTLKQAAKTLSDRYRAELRDGRLHIAEEISVKAYLATRLPATYAAVRASLDAVSEARPDHAPKTLLDVGAGPGTVLWAALDLWPDLEQAVLIEASAAVRRVGAALAAEAMTARVAWLAGDVTVDLADLRPAELVTCAYVLDEIGPESLPALIDRLWRLTDDTLLIVEPGTPAGWQRILAVRRQLIEAGAHVLAPCPHAAPCPLAPPDWCHFSRRVARSRLHRLAKDADVPWEDEKFIYVAASRHSVAPPQARVIAPPKSGSGKVLLKLCEKDGGADEKLFTKRDGQMFKAARRLDWGDALPK, encoded by the coding sequence ATGGAACTGCCTATCCCGCTTCGGCAGGGCGTCGAGCGCCTACTCGAAAAAGTGCCGCTGCCGACGCTGAAGCAAGCGGCAAAAACGCTGTCGGACCGCTATCGCGCCGAACTGCGCGACGGCCGCCTGCATATAGCCGAGGAGATCTCGGTCAAGGCCTATCTGGCGACGCGGCTGCCGGCGACCTATGCCGCCGTCCGTGCCAGTCTCGATGCGGTCAGCGAGGCAAGGCCCGATCATGCGCCCAAAACCCTGCTCGACGTCGGCGCCGGCCCTGGCACCGTGCTTTGGGCTGCGCTCGATCTCTGGCCCGACCTCGAGCAGGCGGTGCTGATCGAGGCGAGCGCCGCGGTGCGCCGGGTCGGCGCGGCGCTTGCCGCTGAGGCGATGACGGCCAGGGTCGCCTGGCTGGCCGGCGATGTCACCGTCGACCTTGCCGATCTCAGGCCGGCCGAGCTGGTCACCTGCGCCTATGTGCTGGACGAGATCGGACCGGAGTCGCTGCCAGCACTCATCGACCGGCTCTGGCGCCTGACCGACGACACGCTGCTGATCGTCGAGCCGGGCACGCCGGCCGGATGGCAGCGCATCCTTGCCGTGCGCCGGCAGCTGATCGAGGCGGGCGCGCACGTGCTTGCCCCTTGCCCGCATGCGGCTCCCTGCCCGCTCGCGCCGCCCGACTGGTGCCATTTTTCGCGCCGTGTCGCGCGTTCGCGCCTGCACCGGCTGGCCAAGGACGCCGACGTGCCATGGGAGGACGAGAAATTCATCTATGTCGCCGCCTCCCGCCACTCTGTCGCCCCGCCGCAGGCGCGTGTGATCGCACCGCCGAAATCAGGCTCGGGCAAGGTCCTGCTGAAACTTTGCGAAAAGGACGGCGGTGCCGACGAGAAACTGTTCACCAAGCGCGACGGCCAGATGTTCAAGGCCGCGCGGCGGCTCGACTGGGGCGACGCGCTGCCGAAGTGA